A single genomic interval of Armigeres subalbatus isolate Guangzhou_Male chromosome 1, GZ_Asu_2, whole genome shotgun sequence harbors:
- the LOC134212486 gene encoding lymphokine-activated killer T-cell-originated protein kinase homolog encodes METPLKNKVLIKLQQPDGFMTPAASSSALGTSDRSSRHMTSVTKLPSSPFLTKLGFGTGVEVLRIKRSPSKNSTRSPWAIKMLSRRNDPENAKLFGDRLTEEAGILKKLDHPNIVGYRGFDSLEAGKEYIAMEYCNTSLGDLLQTRYDEGRPSLEAAKIQRMSLDILNALDYLHTDALILHGDLKSFNILVKNDFEACKLCDFGVSLPLTNEGFLDTEKKKDAQYVGTGIWSAPEVLEEDVTLISSKADIFSFGLVIYETIALVPPHTFPGMMDESIASSADYAVMKSIIRGNSTGKSTNRKLDVSDVIVLDEETEDEKDTSVAGSGKKRKILKPLVGAQPAKKLVTEPDSTTDKQVITVADDSITTVNDSATTVEDEEGDEEGDEEEEAIEDEEEEEYDEDEEGDYLDYGRLGTRPAIPDGISLSEEYNFILEMFFVCTQEDYEARPSAKTLLDAWHKKTGNGERVAATDAKDLNKADENKNETTKEQ; translated from the exons ATGGAAACACCGCTGAAGAACAAAGTGCTGATCAAACTGCAGCAGCCGGATGGCTTTATGACCCCGGCGGCCAGTTCCTCCGCCCTAGGAACCAGTGATCGTTCCAGCCGGCATATGACCAGCGTGACCAAGCTGCCGTCGTCACCATTCCTGACGAAGCTTGGCTTCGGAACGG GTGTGGAAGTACTCCGAATAAAGAGATCCCCCTCGAAGAACTCGACCCGCTCGCCGTGGGCCATCAAGATGCTATCGCGACGGAACGATCCGGAAAACGCTAAACTGTTCGGAGATCGCCTGACGGAGGAAGCCGGTATTCTGAAAAAGTTGGATCACCCGAACATCGTCGGCTATCGCGGTTTTGACTCTCTGGAAGCCGGAAAGGAATACATCGCGATGGAGTACTGCAACACTTCGCTGGGGGATTTGCTGCAGACGCGATACGACGAAGGGCGGCCATCGCTGGAGGCCGCTAAGATTCAGCGTATGTCGCTGGACATTTTGAATGCCTTGGACTACCTGCATACGGATGCGCTGATTCTACATGGCGATTTGAAATCCTTCAACATCCTGGTGAAGAATGACTTCGAGGCTTGCAAGCTGTGTGATTTCGGTGTCAGTTTGCCGTTGACGAACGAGGGTTTCCTCGAcacagaaaaaaagaaagacgcTCAGTACGTGGGCACGGGGATTTGGTCCGCCCCGGAAGTGCTGGAAGAAGATGTCACTCTGATCAGCTCCAAGGCGGACATTTTTAGTTTTGGACTGGTGATTTACGAAACGATCGCTTTGGTACCGCCGCACACCTTCCCGGGAATGATGGACGAAAGCATTGCCAGTTCGGCAGACTACGCAGTCATGAAATCAATAATCCGTGGGAACTCCACAGGTAAGTCTACCAACCGGAAGTTGGATGTCAGCGATGTGATCGTTCTGGATGAAGAAACCGAAGACGAGAAGGATACTTCAGTGGCCGGTTCGGGCAAAAAAAGAAAGATTCTCAAACCCCTTGTGGGTGCGCAACCAGCGAAGAAACTGGTAACGGAACCGGATTCTACGACGGACAAACAAGTAATAACCGTGGCAGATGACAGTATTACGACGGTGAATGATAGTGCGACCACCGTCGAGGACGAAGAGGGTGATGAGGAGGGCGATGAAGAGGAGGAAGCGAtcgaagatgaagaagaagaggaatatGATGAGGACGAAGAGGGCGATTACCTGGATTATGGCAGATTGGGAACGCGACCAGCCATTCCCGATGGTATCAGTCTCTCCGAGGAGTACAATTTTATTCTGGAGATGTTTTTCGTCTGTACGCAGGAGGACTATGAGGCAAGACCTTCGGCAAAGACACTGCTCGACGCTTGGCATAAGAAAACGGGAAATGGGGAACGGGTGGCAGCGACTGATGCTAAAGATCTGAACAAAGCGGACGAGAATAAGAATGAGACGACGAAGGAGCAGTAA